CCCTCAAACAACGCAGCCCCGACCAGTGGAAGCAACTGTTCGACTCACGAGTTGGCACTACGAAATGGCCCTATGGCAGTGGCGTTTGGGGAATGCGGGAATGGGTCATTCCATCTCTGGCTGATGACAATATAGTCAGCATGTTTGAAGGCAACACTAACCTCTTCTGGGCTGAACGATTAGGCAAGCAACTG
This window of the Cyanobacteriota bacterium genome carries:
- a CDS encoding threonine synthase, yielding MLPVAESTLDLDANDHPTVYFRCIAGCPGKHSIFDVIYTCPTCGSLLEVHHEREPLKQRSPDQWKQLFDSRVGTTKWPYGSGVWGMREWVIPSLADDNIVSMFEGNTNLFWAERLGKQL